In the genome of Lacerta agilis isolate rLacAgi1 chromosome 2, rLacAgi1.pri, whole genome shotgun sequence, one region contains:
- the SLC6A6 gene encoding sodium- and chloride-dependent taurine transporter isoform X1 yields the protein MEEPALPIHIEEGTEVPTESKNMATKEKLQCLKDFHKDILKPSPGKSPGTRPEDEAEGKPPQREKWASKIDFLLSVAGGFIGLGNVWRFPYLCYKNGGGAFLIPYFIFLFGGGLPVFFLEVALGQYTSEGGITCWEKICPIFTGIGYASIVIVSLLNVYYIIILAWGLYYLFHSFTSKLPWAFCDQEWNTKNCIEDTLRKNKTLWLSLNTTNFTSPVTEFWEHNVLSLSSGIDEPGVVKWDLALCLLLVWVICFFCIWKGVKSTGKVVYVTATFPFIMLFVLLIRGVTLPGAAQGIKFYLYPDITRLTDPQVWIDAGTQIFFSYAICLGAMTSLGSYNKYKYNCYRDCLLLGCLNSGTSFVSGFAIFSVLGFMAQEQGVDIADVAESGPGLAFIAYPKAVSMMPLPTFWAILFFIMLLLLGLDSQFVEVEGQITSLVDLYPSFLRKGYRRETFIAIICFVSYLLGLSMVTEGGMYVFQLFDYYAASGVCLLWVAFFECIAVAWVYGADNFYDAIEDMIGYRPGPWMKWSWILITPVLCVGCFIFSLVKYTPLTYNKVYIYPQWAIGLGWILALSSMVCIPLVMLIRILQSDGSLIERVKAVAAPREITRWEKETESAAPFCPPGMANGELIKPTHIIVETMISQKGVLGLYHSKQRSSISITTVKPEMDT from the exons AAAGCAAAAACATGGCAACGAAGGAAAAACTGCAGTGTCTGAAAGATTTCCACAAGGACATTCTCAAACCTTCCCCTGGCAAGAGCCCTGGGACACGTCCTGAGGATGAGGCAGAGGGGAAGCCACCACAGCGTGAAAAGTGGGCCAGCAAGATTGACTTTCTGTTGTCTGTGGCTGGAGGATTTATTGGATTAGGCAATGTTTGGCGATTTCCGTATCTCTGCTACAAAAATGGCGGAG GTGCATTTCTCATACCTTATTTCATTTTTCTGTTTGGGGGAGGTCTTCCTGTGTTTTTCCTGGAGGTGGCACTAGGACAGTATACCTCCGAAGGAGGAATTACATGCTGGGAAAAGATCTGCCCTATCTTCACTG gaatagGTTATGCTTCCATAGTGATCGTGTCGCTTTTGAATGTGTATTACATCATCATCCTGGCTTGGGGACTGTACTATCTATTCCACTCTTTTACGAGTAAGCTGCCTTGGGCTTTCTGCGACCAAGAGTGGAACACAAAAAACTGCATAGAAGACACTCTCAGGAAGAACAAAACCCTCTGGTTGTCACTGAATACCACTAACTTCACTTCTCCTGTGACAGAGTTTTGGGA GCACAACGTATTGAGCTTGTCTTCAGGAATTGATGAGCCTGGTGTTGTCAAGTGGGACCTGGCACTATGTCTCCTCCTTGTCTGGGTGATATGTTTCTTTTGCATTTGGAAAGGTGTAAAGTCCACTGGGAAA GTTGTGTACGTAACAGCAACATTCCCATTCATCATGCTTTTTGTACTGTTAATCCGTGGTGTCACTTTACCTGGAGCTGCACAGGGCATCAAGTTTTATCTTTACCCTGACATCACTCGGCTAACAGATCCACAG GTCTGGATAGATGCCGGGACGCAAATCTTCTTCTCCTATGCAATCTGCTTAGGTGCAATGACTTCCTTGGGGAGCtacaataaatacaaatacaactgCTATAG GGACTGTTTGCTGCTGGGATGCCTGAACAGTGGTACCAGTTTTGTGTCTGGCTTCGCAATTTTTTCCGTCCTGGGCTTCATGGCACAAGAGCAAGGGGTGGACATTGCTGATGTGGCAGAGTCAG GTCCAGGCCTGGCCTTTATTGCCTATCCGAAAGCTGTGTCCATGATGCCACTCCCAACTTTTTGGgctattcttttttttattatgcttCTGTTGCTTGGCCTGGACAGCCAG TTTGTTGAAGTTGAAGGACAGATCACGTCATTAGTTGATCTGTACCCATCCTTCCTAAGGAAGGGTTACCGACGGGAAACTTTCATCGCTATAATATGTTTCGTCAGCTATCTTCTGGGACTATCTATGGTGACTGAA GGTGGCATGTATGTGTTTCAACTCTTTGACTACTATGCAGCTAGTGGTGTATGCCTTTTGTGGGTTGCATTCTTTGAATGCATTGCTGTAGCCTGGGTTTATG GCGCTGATAATTTTTACGATGCCATTGAAGATATGATTGGTTACAGGCCCGGTCCCTGGATGAAGTGGAGCTGGATTTTAATCACACCAgttctctgtgtg GGGTGCTTTATCTTTTCTCTGGTCAAGTATACACCACTGACCTACAACAAGGTGTACATATATCCtcagtgggccattggcctggggTGGATTCTTGCCCTCTCTTCTATGGTCTGCATCCCACTTGTAATGCTCATCCGTATTCTACAGTCCGATGGCTCTCTCATTGAG aggGTGAAGGCAGTGGCTGCCCCTCGTGAGATTACTCGGTgggagaaagaaacagagagCGCTGCCCCCTTCTGCCCTCCTGGAATGGCCAATGGAGAACTGATCAAGCCAACTCATATCATCGTGGAGACAATGAT TTCACAGAAAGGAGTGTTGGGCCTGTATCATTCAAAGCAGCGTAGTAGCATATCGATCACCACTGTAAAACCTGAAATGGACACCTAG
- the SLC6A6 gene encoding sodium- and chloride-dependent taurine transporter isoform X2, with protein MATKEKLQCLKDFHKDILKPSPGKSPGTRPEDEAEGKPPQREKWASKIDFLLSVAGGFIGLGNVWRFPYLCYKNGGGAFLIPYFIFLFGGGLPVFFLEVALGQYTSEGGITCWEKICPIFTGIGYASIVIVSLLNVYYIIILAWGLYYLFHSFTSKLPWAFCDQEWNTKNCIEDTLRKNKTLWLSLNTTNFTSPVTEFWEHNVLSLSSGIDEPGVVKWDLALCLLLVWVICFFCIWKGVKSTGKVVYVTATFPFIMLFVLLIRGVTLPGAAQGIKFYLYPDITRLTDPQVWIDAGTQIFFSYAICLGAMTSLGSYNKYKYNCYRDCLLLGCLNSGTSFVSGFAIFSVLGFMAQEQGVDIADVAESGPGLAFIAYPKAVSMMPLPTFWAILFFIMLLLLGLDSQFVEVEGQITSLVDLYPSFLRKGYRRETFIAIICFVSYLLGLSMVTEGGMYVFQLFDYYAASGVCLLWVAFFECIAVAWVYGADNFYDAIEDMIGYRPGPWMKWSWILITPVLCVGCFIFSLVKYTPLTYNKVYIYPQWAIGLGWILALSSMVCIPLVMLIRILQSDGSLIERVKAVAAPREITRWEKETESAAPFCPPGMANGELIKPTHIIVETMISQKGVLGLYHSKQRSSISITTVKPEMDT; from the exons ATGGCAACGAAGGAAAAACTGCAGTGTCTGAAAGATTTCCACAAGGACATTCTCAAACCTTCCCCTGGCAAGAGCCCTGGGACACGTCCTGAGGATGAGGCAGAGGGGAAGCCACCACAGCGTGAAAAGTGGGCCAGCAAGATTGACTTTCTGTTGTCTGTGGCTGGAGGATTTATTGGATTAGGCAATGTTTGGCGATTTCCGTATCTCTGCTACAAAAATGGCGGAG GTGCATTTCTCATACCTTATTTCATTTTTCTGTTTGGGGGAGGTCTTCCTGTGTTTTTCCTGGAGGTGGCACTAGGACAGTATACCTCCGAAGGAGGAATTACATGCTGGGAAAAGATCTGCCCTATCTTCACTG gaatagGTTATGCTTCCATAGTGATCGTGTCGCTTTTGAATGTGTATTACATCATCATCCTGGCTTGGGGACTGTACTATCTATTCCACTCTTTTACGAGTAAGCTGCCTTGGGCTTTCTGCGACCAAGAGTGGAACACAAAAAACTGCATAGAAGACACTCTCAGGAAGAACAAAACCCTCTGGTTGTCACTGAATACCACTAACTTCACTTCTCCTGTGACAGAGTTTTGGGA GCACAACGTATTGAGCTTGTCTTCAGGAATTGATGAGCCTGGTGTTGTCAAGTGGGACCTGGCACTATGTCTCCTCCTTGTCTGGGTGATATGTTTCTTTTGCATTTGGAAAGGTGTAAAGTCCACTGGGAAA GTTGTGTACGTAACAGCAACATTCCCATTCATCATGCTTTTTGTACTGTTAATCCGTGGTGTCACTTTACCTGGAGCTGCACAGGGCATCAAGTTTTATCTTTACCCTGACATCACTCGGCTAACAGATCCACAG GTCTGGATAGATGCCGGGACGCAAATCTTCTTCTCCTATGCAATCTGCTTAGGTGCAATGACTTCCTTGGGGAGCtacaataaatacaaatacaactgCTATAG GGACTGTTTGCTGCTGGGATGCCTGAACAGTGGTACCAGTTTTGTGTCTGGCTTCGCAATTTTTTCCGTCCTGGGCTTCATGGCACAAGAGCAAGGGGTGGACATTGCTGATGTGGCAGAGTCAG GTCCAGGCCTGGCCTTTATTGCCTATCCGAAAGCTGTGTCCATGATGCCACTCCCAACTTTTTGGgctattcttttttttattatgcttCTGTTGCTTGGCCTGGACAGCCAG TTTGTTGAAGTTGAAGGACAGATCACGTCATTAGTTGATCTGTACCCATCCTTCCTAAGGAAGGGTTACCGACGGGAAACTTTCATCGCTATAATATGTTTCGTCAGCTATCTTCTGGGACTATCTATGGTGACTGAA GGTGGCATGTATGTGTTTCAACTCTTTGACTACTATGCAGCTAGTGGTGTATGCCTTTTGTGGGTTGCATTCTTTGAATGCATTGCTGTAGCCTGGGTTTATG GCGCTGATAATTTTTACGATGCCATTGAAGATATGATTGGTTACAGGCCCGGTCCCTGGATGAAGTGGAGCTGGATTTTAATCACACCAgttctctgtgtg GGGTGCTTTATCTTTTCTCTGGTCAAGTATACACCACTGACCTACAACAAGGTGTACATATATCCtcagtgggccattggcctggggTGGATTCTTGCCCTCTCTTCTATGGTCTGCATCCCACTTGTAATGCTCATCCGTATTCTACAGTCCGATGGCTCTCTCATTGAG aggGTGAAGGCAGTGGCTGCCCCTCGTGAGATTACTCGGTgggagaaagaaacagagagCGCTGCCCCCTTCTGCCCTCCTGGAATGGCCAATGGAGAACTGATCAAGCCAACTCATATCATCGTGGAGACAATGAT TTCACAGAAAGGAGTGTTGGGCCTGTATCATTCAAAGCAGCGTAGTAGCATATCGATCACCACTGTAAAACCTGAAATGGACACCTAG